From a region of the Candidatus Palauibacter polyketidifaciens genome:
- a CDS encoding carboxypeptidase regulatory-like domain-containing protein has protein sequence MKIERRNMLRVTLATALALVFPTAVLAQDGAITGTVINEEGLAMPTVTVTATGAPLGDESRTAMTSAQGVYTITGLPAGTYSLRFTLPGFVEGVSSGVVVQAGERTNVDMQMASQRTIALEELTAVVTGSHFSAPPENLPYAVDVTDRESLREKGAPQAVDFFKKLGAAHGTIGERNGWYNQSGTLVPETATNVNLRGLGASRTLTLLNGRRQVYTPARLPGGRFVDINAFPAIALDRIEVLKEGASAIYGSDAVAGVANFVTRRDFQGFELSASHDYFSGAGDTNIGAIWGTSLGDGTTAVLSADWAMRRQLEAEERDWVLRPYPGPGGGGWSYYGNPGAFLRPTLTGTETPGEFISALIRSHYGDSQGDARLFVDPGCEGLGGTNAGVTCRFRYGPWDNLIENQWHARVFGELNSELGENTMVHVEGLWSEAAIPDWYTTPSFPPTSLYDGLQVVMPENPGRQAFCSSNAAAAGFASQAACLEDDWFFFGRLVGNSGPGRTLRRESRTQRIAASLDHHIGATGEVDVAIGYSRAAGNVNQPAEYAYRKYLAFRGFGGPDCGVGVVVDPTSAAGMRLGDTGGAVAGQGNCMFYNPFSNAILRAQQPGTTYTNADNPGYDPSVANSPAMIDWINEEVDLFSTAELLTAEATFTNSLNDAIGYAVGYQFRWFDVSGQPNDPGNQRLTPCQVPGDRSCLDQAGPFTFTTGYFPYASSQTVHRFYGELPINLGDRVDLQFAANYEFHDVASSFDPKAALAVRLVDSDDYQLSARASLQSTFRVPSVDDVNTDKITALEYVWETDVYKAVDTYGSEDLVPERATTGNVGLVLFHFPSRTQATFDYWTYDFKDIINVVPYTAVTRLYDEGGASREAVKEFIRCPDGWGTGTCDAAFIERIRIDLVNWPGMKTSGLDWSVSTRQPVGSAEMSFGIDGTYTHKYDILALTRGGVELQAATSGAGLLNRNNPIAWPLPQWKWTASVGFHTERLSAIGAYYYISSYDDPDSADENHRVIDSFGTLDATLMLKVNDSIDGFVTGFNLLGTPPPLVNWETSYDGFTHDPKGRRIKVGMTYTIN, from the coding sequence ATGAAGATCGAGAGAAGGAACATGCTCAGAGTCACCCTCGCTACCGCTCTTGCGCTTGTATTTCCGACGGCCGTCCTCGCGCAGGACGGAGCCATCACCGGAACCGTGATTAACGAGGAGGGCCTCGCGATGCCCACCGTGACGGTCACGGCGACGGGGGCGCCTCTCGGCGACGAGTCGCGCACCGCGATGACGTCCGCGCAGGGCGTGTACACGATCACCGGCCTCCCCGCGGGTACCTATTCGCTGCGCTTCACCCTTCCCGGCTTCGTCGAGGGAGTGAGTTCGGGCGTGGTCGTTCAGGCCGGGGAGCGCACGAACGTCGACATGCAGATGGCCTCCCAGCGAACCATCGCGTTGGAGGAGCTGACGGCCGTGGTGACCGGGTCGCACTTCTCGGCGCCGCCGGAGAATCTGCCGTACGCGGTCGACGTGACCGACCGAGAGTCGCTGCGCGAGAAGGGCGCGCCGCAAGCAGTGGACTTCTTCAAGAAACTGGGTGCCGCCCACGGCACGATCGGCGAGCGCAACGGCTGGTACAACCAGAGCGGGACGCTCGTTCCGGAGACCGCGACCAACGTCAATCTGCGAGGCCTGGGCGCCTCGCGAACGTTGACGCTGTTGAACGGTCGCCGCCAGGTGTACACCCCGGCCAGACTTCCCGGCGGCCGGTTCGTGGACATCAACGCCTTTCCCGCCATCGCGCTCGACCGTATCGAAGTCCTGAAGGAGGGCGCCTCGGCCATTTACGGCTCCGACGCCGTAGCCGGCGTGGCCAACTTTGTGACACGAAGAGACTTTCAGGGATTCGAGTTGTCCGCCTCGCATGACTACTTCAGCGGTGCCGGCGACACGAACATAGGCGCCATCTGGGGCACGAGTCTGGGCGACGGAACAACTGCCGTCCTTTCGGCCGATTGGGCCATGCGCCGGCAGCTGGAAGCCGAGGAGCGCGACTGGGTGCTGCGCCCGTATCCCGGGCCGGGCGGCGGCGGCTGGTCCTACTACGGGAACCCCGGGGCCTTTCTGCGGCCGACACTCACCGGGACCGAGACTCCCGGCGAATTCATCAGCGCGCTGATCCGCTCCCACTACGGGGACAGCCAGGGCGATGCGCGTCTGTTCGTGGACCCGGGCTGCGAGGGTCTGGGCGGAACGAATGCCGGCGTCACCTGCCGGTTCCGATACGGGCCGTGGGACAACCTGATCGAGAACCAGTGGCACGCCCGGGTGTTCGGCGAGTTGAACAGCGAGTTGGGCGAAAACACCATGGTGCACGTCGAGGGGCTGTGGTCGGAGGCCGCCATCCCTGACTGGTACACGACCCCCTCCTTCCCGCCGACGTCGCTATACGACGGGCTTCAGGTGGTCATGCCCGAGAATCCGGGCAGGCAGGCGTTCTGCAGCTCGAATGCGGCCGCGGCCGGTTTTGCCTCGCAGGCGGCGTGCCTCGAGGACGACTGGTTCTTCTTCGGACGCCTGGTGGGCAACAGCGGTCCCGGCCGAACGCTGAGGCGGGAGTCGCGTACGCAGAGGATCGCGGCTTCGCTGGATCACCACATTGGCGCGACGGGCGAGGTGGACGTGGCCATCGGCTACTCTCGGGCGGCGGGCAACGTGAACCAGCCTGCGGAGTACGCCTACCGCAAATATCTGGCTTTTCGCGGCTTCGGGGGACCGGACTGCGGAGTCGGCGTAGTCGTCGACCCCACGTCGGCAGCCGGGATGAGACTCGGAGACACCGGCGGCGCCGTGGCGGGCCAGGGCAACTGCATGTTCTACAATCCGTTCAGCAATGCGATCCTTCGCGCGCAGCAGCCGGGCACGACGTACACCAACGCGGACAATCCGGGTTACGACCCCTCGGTCGCGAACTCGCCCGCGATGATCGACTGGATCAACGAGGAGGTCGACCTCTTCAGTACCGCCGAGCTTCTCACGGCCGAGGCTACGTTCACCAACTCGCTGAACGACGCGATCGGCTACGCGGTCGGGTATCAGTTCCGCTGGTTCGATGTGTCGGGCCAACCCAACGACCCGGGGAACCAGCGTCTCACCCCCTGCCAGGTGCCGGGCGACCGGAGCTGCCTCGACCAGGCGGGGCCGTTTACGTTCACGACCGGGTACTTCCCGTACGCGAGTTCACAGACGGTCCATCGGTTCTACGGTGAGTTGCCGATAAACCTGGGCGACCGGGTGGATCTTCAGTTCGCCGCCAACTATGAGTTCCACGATGTTGCCAGCAGCTTCGACCCGAAGGCGGCCCTGGCCGTCCGGTTGGTGGACTCCGACGACTACCAGCTCTCGGCGCGGGCATCCCTGCAATCCACGTTCCGCGTCCCGTCCGTCGACGATGTCAACACGGACAAGATTACGGCCCTCGAGTATGTGTGGGAGACGGATGTCTACAAGGCGGTGGATACGTACGGGAGCGAGGATCTGGTGCCGGAACGGGCCACCACGGGCAACGTGGGCCTCGTCCTCTTCCATTTCCCGAGTCGTACGCAGGCGACGTTCGACTACTGGACGTACGACTTCAAGGACATCATCAACGTCGTTCCCTATACGGCCGTCACGAGGCTCTACGACGAAGGCGGCGCCAGCCGGGAGGCCGTGAAGGAGTTCATCAGGTGTCCGGACGGCTGGGGGACGGGAACGTGCGACGCGGCTTTCATCGAACGTATTCGGATCGACCTCGTGAACTGGCCGGGCATGAAGACCTCCGGCCTCGACTGGAGCGTGTCGACGCGCCAGCCGGTGGGGAGTGCCGAGATGTCATTCGGGATCGACGGCACCTACACCCACAAGTACGACATCCTGGCGCTCACGCGAGGAGGCGTGGAGCTGCAGGCCGCGACCAGCGGGGCCGGGCTTCTCAACCGGAACAACCCCATCGCGTGGCCTCTTCCGCAGTGGAAGTGGACAGCTTCCGTGGGGTTCCACACGGAGCGTCTCTCGGCGATCGGAGCCTATTACTACATCTCCTCCTACGACGATCCGGACTCCGCGGACGAGAACCATCGCGTGATCGATTCCTTCGGCACGCTGGACGCGACATTGATGTTGAAGGTCAACGACAGCATCGACGGGTTCGTTACGGGGTTCAACCTGCTGGGAACGCCTCCTCCCCTCGTCAACTGGGAGACCTCGTACGATGGCTTCACGCACGATCCCAAGGGACGGCGGATCAAGGTTGGCATGACCTACACGATCAACTAG
- a CDS encoding insulinase family protein, with protein MKTSRLPGLAFVSIAVILLSSLSASGAAAQTPAPTDPIPPDPAVITGTLDNGLRYFVHENDQPENRAELRLVVNAGSILEDEDQLGLAHFVEHMAFNGTENFEKQALVDYLESIGMQFGPDINAYTSFDETVYMLQVPMDDPEMLATAFRILGDWAQGVRFDPEEVDKERGVVIEEWRGRRGAQARMQDRQFPVMFEGSLYAERLPIGKTEILETAPVERLRDFYEDWYRPDLMAIIAVGDFDDREIESTIREQFAGLTGPAEPRPRVFADIPVDHPPRVAIATDTEAMQSQVGVLYKQPPAPRGTVADFRRGLVEGLYSGMLNARLDELRLQADAPFLVGFSGQGQFARGVDAYQLAAVVGDGGIERGLEALLMEAERVVRHGFTGTELERQKTDVRRAYERRLAERENQESIVLANRYLQAFLQDSPYPSIETQTALVDALLPGITLAETNAVAQAWLAEEGRIILVNAPEKDGLETPAEADLVGVFASVSGAEIEAYVDVAADAPLLPVVPEGAPVVSEETLEDVGVSIWTLENGVRVVLKPTDFKDDEILFSATSPGGTSLLPDDLMRKTSFALNVIAQSGVGEFDQTELGKKLTGKAVRVSPLLGSLSEGIGGSSSPQDVETAFQLIYLYFSAPRRDETMFEALKAQQTAVLANVGANPNVVFSDTVSAIMSQGHPRVQRVSQLMDDLLQADLDAGYEIFRERFADASDFTFYFTGAFDLAMMRPLVERYLGALPNLGRVENWVDHDIDPPAGVIETVVYKGLEPQSRTQIIFAGDAEYSREEAGAIYAMAEVLQIRLRELLREDLGGTYSVGVNGRLTYRPDEEYSVTIGFGSAPERAEELSSVVFEEIERLRTEGPDAETVGKVRETQRRGLETSLRENRYWLNQLASFERGGWDLNEIPSFEGIESWTAEQVREAAVRYLRTDQYARFVLLPEQKVP; from the coding sequence ATGAAGACGTCCCGCTTGCCCGGCCTCGCTTTCGTTTCGATCGCCGTCATCCTCCTTTCCTCCCTCTCCGCTTCCGGAGCGGCGGCGCAGACCCCGGCTCCGACGGATCCGATTCCGCCGGATCCGGCCGTCATCACCGGGACGCTGGACAACGGTCTGCGCTACTTCGTGCATGAAAACGATCAGCCGGAGAACCGGGCGGAACTGCGCCTCGTCGTGAACGCGGGCTCCATCCTCGAGGACGAGGACCAGCTCGGGCTCGCACATTTCGTCGAGCACATGGCGTTCAACGGGACGGAGAACTTCGAGAAGCAGGCGCTCGTCGACTATCTCGAGTCGATCGGGATGCAGTTCGGCCCCGACATCAACGCCTACACGAGCTTCGACGAGACAGTCTACATGCTCCAGGTGCCGATGGACGACCCGGAGATGCTGGCCACCGCGTTCCGAATCCTCGGGGACTGGGCCCAGGGCGTGCGCTTCGACCCGGAGGAGGTCGACAAGGAGCGCGGCGTCGTGATCGAGGAATGGCGCGGACGGCGAGGCGCCCAGGCGCGGATGCAGGACCGGCAGTTCCCCGTCATGTTCGAGGGGTCGCTCTACGCTGAGCGTCTCCCGATCGGGAAGACGGAGATCCTCGAGACGGCCCCCGTCGAGCGGCTGCGCGACTTTTATGAGGACTGGTACCGGCCGGACCTGATGGCGATCATCGCCGTCGGTGATTTCGACGACCGCGAGATCGAGTCGACGATCCGCGAGCAGTTCGCCGGGCTGACCGGACCCGCGGAGCCCCGTCCGCGGGTGTTCGCCGACATCCCCGTGGACCACCCGCCGCGCGTCGCGATTGCGACGGACACCGAAGCCATGCAGAGCCAGGTCGGCGTGCTGTACAAGCAGCCGCCGGCCCCGCGAGGCACCGTCGCCGACTTTCGCCGCGGCCTCGTCGAAGGCCTCTACTCGGGCATGCTGAACGCCCGCCTCGATGAACTCCGGCTGCAGGCCGACGCGCCCTTCCTGGTGGGGTTCTCGGGCCAGGGCCAGTTCGCGCGGGGAGTGGACGCCTACCAGCTCGCGGCGGTGGTCGGGGATGGCGGGATTGAACGCGGGCTCGAGGCGCTGCTGATGGAGGCGGAGCGCGTCGTGCGGCACGGCTTCACCGGGACGGAGCTGGAGCGGCAGAAGACGGACGTGAGACGTGCCTACGAGCGGCGACTCGCGGAGCGAGAGAACCAGGAGTCGATCGTGCTCGCGAACCGCTACCTGCAGGCGTTTCTTCAGGATAGTCCGTACCCGTCCATCGAGACGCAGACGGCGCTCGTGGACGCCCTGCTGCCCGGGATCACGCTCGCCGAGACCAACGCCGTCGCCCAGGCGTGGCTGGCGGAGGAAGGGCGCATCATCCTGGTCAACGCGCCCGAGAAGGACGGTCTCGAGACCCCTGCGGAGGCGGACCTGGTCGGCGTCTTCGCGTCGGTTTCGGGCGCGGAGATCGAAGCGTACGTGGACGTGGCGGCCGATGCTCCCCTCCTCCCCGTCGTCCCCGAGGGCGCGCCGGTCGTTTCGGAGGAGACGCTCGAGGATGTGGGCGTCTCCATCTGGACTCTGGAGAACGGCGTGCGCGTCGTCCTCAAGCCCACCGACTTCAAGGACGACGAGATTCTCTTCTCCGCGACGAGCCCCGGCGGCACGTCGCTGCTTCCCGACGATCTGATGCGGAAGACGTCGTTCGCCCTCAACGTCATCGCCCAGTCGGGAGTCGGGGAGTTCGATCAGACCGAGCTTGGGAAGAAGCTCACCGGCAAGGCCGTTCGTGTCTCGCCGTTGCTGGGGTCGCTTTCGGAAGGGATCGGAGGGTCGTCGTCCCCGCAGGATGTCGAGACGGCGTTTCAGCTCATCTACCTGTACTTCTCGGCGCCCCGCAGGGATGAGACGATGTTCGAGGCGCTCAAGGCACAGCAGACGGCAGTGCTCGCGAACGTCGGGGCCAATCCCAACGTCGTGTTTTCCGACACCGTTTCGGCCATCATGTCCCAGGGACATCCGCGGGTCCAGCGGGTGAGCCAGCTCATGGATGACCTCCTGCAGGCCGACCTCGACGCGGGCTACGAGATCTTCCGGGAGCGCTTCGCGGACGCCAGCGACTTCACCTTCTACTTCACGGGCGCCTTCGATCTCGCGATGATGCGTCCCCTCGTAGAGCGGTATCTCGGTGCGCTCCCCAATCTGGGGCGGGTGGAGAACTGGGTGGATCACGACATCGACCCTCCCGCGGGCGTGATCGAGACTGTTGTGTACAAGGGGCTGGAGCCGCAGAGCCGCACGCAGATCATCTTCGCCGGAGACGCCGAGTACTCGCGCGAAGAGGCGGGTGCCATCTACGCCATGGCGGAGGTTCTGCAGATCCGGCTGCGTGAGTTGCTGCGCGAAGACCTGGGCGGAACGTACAGCGTGGGCGTGAACGGACGGCTTACGTACCGGCCCGACGAGGAATACAGCGTGACCATCGGGTTCGGGTCCGCGCCCGAGCGCGCCGAGGAACTCTCCTCCGTGGTCTTCGAGGAGATCGAGCGGCTCAGGACCGAGGGGCCGGACGCGGAGACCGTGGGCAAGGTCCGCGAGACACAGCGGCGGGGGCTGGAGACGAGCCTGCGCGAGAACCGGTACTGGCTGAACCAGTTGGCGAGTTTCGAGCGCGGAGGCTGGGATCTGAACGAGATCCCGAGCTTCGAGGGGATCGAAAGCTGGACCGCGGAGCAGGTGCGGGAGGCCGCCGTCCGTTACCTCCGCACCGACCAGTACGCCCGGTTCGTGCTGCTCCCGGAGCAGAAGGTCCCCTAG
- the lysX gene encoding lysine biosynthesis protein LysX has translation MRVGFLHSLIRKDEKLLIAELRGRGDVELVFLDDRKLTFDFRNVPDVDVVLERCINHSRAMHALRLFEGAGLDCVNRYEVSRRCGDKILTAASLQECGVPQPEARVAFTEESALEAIEELGYPVVLKPAVGSWGRLLSRINDRHAAETVLEHKAILGSYHHSIFFVQKYVEKGGRDIRAFVVGDDCVAAIYRSSEHWITNTARGGTASNCPVTSEIAELSLRAAAAMGGGVVAVDLLESGGELLVNEVNYTMEFRNSIEATGVNIPERIVSYVASPDRAADR, from the coding sequence ATGAGAGTCGGCTTTCTTCATTCCCTCATCCGCAAGGACGAGAAGCTGCTGATCGCGGAGTTGCGCGGGCGCGGCGACGTCGAACTGGTGTTTCTGGACGACCGCAAGCTCACGTTCGATTTCCGGAACGTCCCGGACGTCGATGTCGTTCTGGAGCGCTGCATCAACCACTCGCGGGCCATGCACGCGTTGCGGCTCTTCGAGGGGGCCGGTCTCGATTGCGTGAACCGCTACGAGGTGTCGCGCCGCTGCGGGGACAAGATCCTCACCGCGGCGTCGCTCCAGGAATGCGGTGTGCCGCAGCCCGAAGCCAGGGTCGCGTTCACCGAGGAATCCGCGCTCGAGGCCATCGAGGAACTCGGCTATCCCGTGGTCCTCAAGCCCGCAGTCGGCTCCTGGGGCCGCCTGCTGTCGAGGATCAACGACCGGCACGCGGCGGAGACGGTCCTCGAACACAAGGCGATCCTGGGCAGCTATCATCACTCGATCTTCTTCGTACAGAAGTATGTCGAGAAGGGCGGCCGCGACATCCGCGCGTTCGTCGTGGGCGACGACTGCGTGGCGGCCATCTACCGGTCATCCGAGCACTGGATCACGAATACGGCCCGCGGCGGAACGGCCTCGAACTGTCCGGTGACGAGCGAGATCGCGGAGCTGTCCCTGCGGGCGGCGGCCGCCATGGGCGGGGGCGTGGTCGCGGTGGATCTGCTCGAGAGCGGCGGCGAACTGCTGGTCAACGAGGTGAACTACACGATGGAGTTCCGGAACAGCATCGAGGCGACGGGCGTGAACATTCCGGAGAGGATCGTGTCCTACGTCGCCTCGCCGGACCGGGCGGCGGACCGATGA
- the nagB gene encoding glucosamine-6-phosphate deaminase, which produces MSAAGHARRERVPVRIMPDHDSIAAEVAGRIATLLRERAENGRSAVLGLATGATPVGVYRELIRLHRDEGLDFSNAVAFNLDEYFPMRPGSLHSYHRYMREHLFDHVNIPAEHRHIPRGDVREADVEAHCVEFERRIRQAGGIDFQILGIGRSGHIGFNEPGSERDSRTRRLYLDTVTRSDAASDFFGEENVPPQAITMGVATILEAREVVLLATGEHKAGIVRRAVEGEVHADVAATFLQQHAAATVYLDPAAASDLTRVRTPWLVGDVEWTAERETAAVIWLSERIDKSILHLATDDYRANHLAPLTSRHGSAGPINGQVFNALISKIRGKSRLPRDQDIVVFSPHPDDDVISMGGLLRKLVENGNRVTVAYQTSGNIAVFDHEVRRYLDFLRRAAGIIELGDAANLKGVLRSLEHRLARKEPGDVDPGVVQQLKRIIRETEATAAIESLGLSADRARFLNQPFYQTGAVKKNPITSEDVEIVARVLEEVRPTIVFAAGDLSDPHGTHRMCLETVDAALAGYRGDPPWLWLYRGAWQEWDLDEATVLVPLSERELHGKVQAIFRHESQKDSAPFPGPDPREFWQRVVERNRDTADRLAALGLPAYYAMEAYVTLRDGRRVEGPEIPTSSLADADA; this is translated from the coding sequence ATGAGCGCTGCGGGGCACGCGCGGAGGGAACGTGTGCCCGTCCGGATCATGCCGGACCACGACAGCATCGCCGCCGAAGTCGCGGGCCGGATCGCGACGCTCCTGCGAGAGAGGGCGGAGAACGGGCGCTCCGCCGTCCTCGGCCTCGCAACCGGCGCCACGCCCGTCGGCGTCTATCGGGAACTCATCCGCCTGCACCGGGACGAAGGACTCGACTTCTCCAACGCGGTCGCCTTCAACCTCGATGAGTACTTCCCGATGCGGCCCGGCAGCCTGCACAGCTATCACCGCTACATGCGGGAGCACCTGTTCGACCATGTGAACATCCCGGCGGAACACCGCCACATCCCTCGAGGTGATGTGCGGGAAGCGGACGTCGAGGCACACTGCGTCGAGTTCGAGCGCCGCATCCGGCAGGCGGGCGGGATCGACTTCCAGATTCTCGGGATCGGGCGCAGCGGTCACATCGGTTTCAACGAGCCGGGGTCCGAGCGCGACTCGCGCACCCGGCGGCTCTATCTGGACACCGTCACCCGGAGCGATGCCGCGTCCGATTTCTTCGGCGAGGAGAACGTGCCGCCGCAGGCGATCACCATGGGCGTGGCCACGATTCTCGAAGCGCGGGAAGTCGTGCTGCTCGCGACGGGCGAACACAAGGCCGGGATCGTGCGTCGAGCCGTCGAAGGTGAGGTCCACGCGGATGTCGCCGCGACCTTTCTGCAGCAACACGCCGCCGCGACGGTCTATCTCGATCCGGCCGCCGCGTCCGATCTCACCCGCGTCCGCACGCCGTGGCTCGTGGGCGATGTGGAGTGGACGGCCGAGCGCGAGACCGCGGCTGTCATCTGGCTGAGCGAACGCATCGACAAGTCGATCCTGCACCTCGCGACCGACGATTATCGCGCGAATCACCTCGCTCCGCTCACGTCCCGGCACGGTTCGGCCGGGCCGATCAACGGACAGGTCTTCAACGCGCTCATCTCCAAGATCCGGGGGAAGAGCAGGCTGCCGCGCGACCAGGACATCGTCGTCTTCTCGCCTCACCCGGACGATGATGTGATTTCGATGGGCGGACTGCTGCGCAAGCTGGTCGAGAACGGCAACCGCGTCACGGTGGCGTATCAGACTTCCGGGAACATCGCCGTCTTCGACCACGAGGTGCGCCGCTACCTGGACTTCCTGCGGCGCGCGGCCGGCATCATCGAGCTCGGCGACGCCGCGAACCTCAAGGGGGTGCTGCGGTCTCTCGAGCATCGGCTCGCCCGCAAGGAGCCGGGGGACGTCGATCCCGGCGTGGTTCAACAACTCAAGCGGATCATCCGCGAGACGGAGGCCACGGCCGCGATCGAATCGCTGGGGCTCTCCGCCGACCGCGCCCGCTTTCTGAACCAGCCGTTCTATCAGACGGGAGCGGTGAAGAAGAACCCGATCACGTCGGAGGACGTGGAGATCGTCGCGCGGGTGCTGGAGGAAGTGCGGCCGACGATCGTGTTCGCCGCCGGGGACCTGTCCGATCCGCACGGCACGCACCGCATGTGCCTCGAGACGGTGGATGCGGCGCTCGCCGGCTACCGCGGCGACCCGCCGTGGCTCTGGCTCTACCGCGGCGCGTGGCAGGAGTGGGATCTGGACGAAGCGACGGTCCTCGTACCGCTCTCCGAACGCGAACTGCACGGCAAGGTCCAGGCGATCTTCCGGCACGAGTCGCAGAAGGACTCGGCCCCCTTCCCCGGACCGGACCCGCGCGAATTCTGGCAGCGCGTCGTCGAGCGAAACCGGGATACCGCCGACCGGCTGGCCGCCCTGGGACTTCCGGCCTACTACGCCATGGAGGCGTACGTGACGCTGCGGGATGGACGGCGGGTGGAGGGGCCCGAGATCCCCACCTCCTCGCTCGCGGACGCGGATGCGTGA
- a CDS encoding TIGR02206 family membrane protein, whose product MSGFFGTESVPLDLFGPVHLVTMGVLVAIGVCLIRAGMAGDEDRRRRLRFAMGAAILLLLGLRHMWKASVGIWTLQNDLPLHLCAAMAWMTVYGLWTRHLWTLRLMYFFGVAGAVQAVLTPDASHGVLHFAFYETMASHGIAVIAGVWAVTVEDYRPKARDPWLAFGLLNVYAIAVYPINRVLGSNYLYLIDKPPTASILDVFPNWPWYIPLLEPVAIGLFLALRLPFRNPAAD is encoded by the coding sequence ATGAGCGGGTTCTTCGGGACGGAGTCGGTACCGCTGGATCTCTTCGGCCCGGTCCATCTCGTGACGATGGGCGTGTTGGTCGCGATCGGAGTCTGTCTGATCCGGGCAGGCATGGCTGGCGACGAGGATCGGCGCCGCCGCCTCCGCTTCGCCATGGGCGCCGCGATCCTCCTTCTCCTCGGCCTCAGGCACATGTGGAAAGCTTCGGTCGGGATATGGACCCTGCAGAACGACCTCCCGCTGCACCTGTGCGCGGCGATGGCCTGGATGACGGTGTACGGGCTGTGGACGCGGCACCTCTGGACCCTTCGGCTCATGTACTTCTTCGGCGTCGCGGGGGCCGTTCAGGCCGTGCTGACGCCCGATGCGTCCCACGGCGTTCTCCATTTCGCCTTCTACGAGACGATGGCGTCGCACGGAATCGCCGTCATCGCGGGCGTGTGGGCGGTGACGGTGGAGGACTACCGGCCGAAGGCGCGGGATCCCTGGCTGGCGTTCGGCCTGCTGAACGTGTACGCCATCGCGGTGTATCCCATCAACCGCGTACTCGGGTCCAACTACCTGTATCTTATCGACAAGCCGCCGACGGCATCGATACTGGACGTTTTCCCGAACTGGCCGTGGTACATTCCGCTCCTCGAACCGGTGGCCATCGGGCTCTTCCTGGCGCTGCGGCTTCCTTTCCGGAACCCGGCGGCAGACTGA
- a CDS encoding N-acetylmuramoyl-L-alanine amidase-like domain-containing protein yields the protein MRWRSVFTLAKVVVCILATVAVIAALAWSQVQPSTSTVVDEMGGFGTESSAPSGGTAWAPEDWAVFEEKVRFAAEGGLAEMELGESIVQLAETFVGTTYEPGTLEVPGPERLVINFRELDCVTLVETVLALTRFVREEGVEGLSDPPGAQARYEAHLTALRYRGGRLDGYPSRLHYFSEWLADNEARGTVRIATGELNPAIDPEPVNFMSRHPEAYRQLSEPGVLQAIAATEARLDEGPGREYVPQDRIAQVADRIRNGDVIAATSTVEGLDVAHTGFAVWRDGALHLLHAPLVGRSVEISERPLPERILSIDSQDGIMVARPVEPPRP from the coding sequence ATGAGATGGCGCAGCGTCTTCACGCTGGCGAAAGTCGTCGTCTGTATCCTCGCCACCGTCGCCGTCATTGCGGCGCTCGCCTGGTCGCAGGTGCAGCCCTCCACCTCCACCGTGGTTGACGAGATGGGTGGCTTCGGTACGGAATCTTCCGCGCCCTCGGGCGGAACCGCCTGGGCCCCGGAGGACTGGGCCGTCTTCGAGGAGAAGGTGCGGTTTGCCGCGGAGGGCGGGCTCGCGGAGATGGAGCTGGGAGAGTCCATCGTGCAGCTCGCCGAGACCTTCGTCGGGACGACGTACGAACCCGGCACCCTCGAAGTCCCCGGACCCGAGCGACTTGTGATCAACTTTCGCGAGCTCGATTGCGTGACGCTAGTCGAGACCGTTCTCGCCCTGACGCGGTTCGTTCGCGAGGAGGGTGTCGAGGGCCTTTCGGATCCCCCCGGCGCGCAGGCCCGCTACGAGGCCCACCTGACGGCGCTCCGATACCGTGGGGGCCGGCTCGACGGGTACCCGAGCCGCCTGCACTACTTCTCGGAATGGCTCGCGGACAACGAAGCCCGGGGGACCGTGCGCATCGCGACCGGTGAACTGAATCCCGCCATCGATCCGGAGCCCGTGAACTTCATGTCCCGGCACCCCGAAGCGTATCGGCAACTCTCCGAGCCCGGCGTGCTCCAGGCCATCGCGGCCACCGAGGCGCGGCTCGACGAGGGGCCCGGCCGGGAATACGTGCCGCAGGATAGGATCGCGCAGGTGGCGGACCGGATCCGCAACGGCGACGTGATCGCGGCCACTTCGACCGTCGAAGGGCTGGACGTCGCCCACACCGGATTCGCCGTGTGGCGCGACGGGGCGCTTCACCTCCTCCACGCCCCCCTCGTCGGCAGGTCCGTGGAGATTTCGGAGCGGCCGCTGCCGGAGCGGATCCTCTCCATCGACTCGCAGGACGGCATCATGGTCGCGCGCCCCGTCGAGCCGCCGCGCCCGTAG
- the lysW gene encoding lysine biosynthesis protein LysW, which yields MPECPVCGAEPTISDDPVEGELLECEECGVELEILALDPITLGEAPDAEEDWGE from the coding sequence ATGCCGGAATGTCCTGTATGCGGCGCGGAACCGACGATTTCCGACGACCCCGTCGAAGGTGAGTTGCTCGAATGTGAGGAGTGCGGCGTCGAGCTCGAGATCCTCGCGCTCGACCCCATCACCCTTGGAGAGGCGCCGGACGCGGAGGAGGACTGGGGCGAATGA